One region of Bacillus pumilus genomic DNA includes:
- a CDS encoding YycC family protein, with protein MRPLQISADTAQKLAASLNVPIEQIMHMPQHILIAKLAELEQKKDRSS; from the coding sequence ATGAGACCTTTACAAATCTCAGCCGATACAGCACAAAAACTTGCGGCATCACTTAATGTACCCATTGAACAAATCATGCATATGCCGCAGCATATCTTAATCGCTAAACTAGCAGAACTTGAACAGAAGAAAGATCGTTCTTCTTAA
- a CDS encoding CynX/NimT family MFS transporter, which translates to MEQQLEQSTLHPRSKGQTILLIAGILLIAFNLRPAITSVGPLIGAIRSDLQLSNGLAGFLTTLPLLSFALLSPIAPKIGKRLGNERTLWLGLAVLLFGIVIRSFGSITFLMVGTALVGVGIAICNVLLPGLVKHKFPAHAGLMTSVYTTSMSVFAALASGVSVPLSHAMPGGWNTSFLVWAGLALLAMMVWAPQLLHQNTAAVKSISLTEQPIWRSRVAWQVTFFMGLQSFLFYSSIAWFPDILTSHGMNLSTAGWMLSIMQFAGLPSTFLTPVFAEKLKTQRPLVLGLVLVYLLGMIGLLLGGSTPILVISVLLIGIGQGASISLALTFIGLRTTNMEQAAALSGMAQSLGYLLAAVGPFMIGILFDLTHTWTPSIIIFIIILFFMFISGMRAGRSVYISDPS; encoded by the coding sequence ATGGAACAACAACTAGAACAATCAACATTACATCCCCGCAGCAAGGGACAAACCATCCTGCTGATTGCTGGGATTTTACTCATTGCATTTAACCTGCGGCCTGCCATTACGTCCGTGGGACCTCTCATCGGCGCCATTCGTTCCGATTTGCAGCTTTCAAATGGACTTGCGGGTTTTCTCACCACTTTACCACTGCTCTCATTCGCATTGCTTTCTCCAATTGCACCTAAAATCGGAAAGCGTCTTGGCAATGAACGAACCCTTTGGCTTGGGCTTGCTGTCCTTCTATTTGGGATTGTGATTCGCTCGTTTGGCTCGATCACCTTCTTAATGGTGGGAACCGCGCTTGTCGGTGTCGGGATTGCGATATGTAATGTGCTTTTACCAGGGCTTGTGAAGCATAAATTTCCTGCACATGCTGGTTTGATGACGAGCGTGTATACGACTTCGATGTCCGTCTTTGCGGCACTTGCATCAGGTGTCAGTGTTCCGCTCAGCCATGCAATGCCTGGCGGCTGGAATACTTCATTCCTCGTATGGGCTGGCCTTGCACTTCTCGCGATGATGGTCTGGGCGCCGCAGCTTCTTCATCAGAACACAGCGGCCGTCAAAAGCATTTCGCTCACAGAGCAGCCGATATGGCGTTCGCGTGTCGCATGGCAGGTGACCTTTTTTATGGGCTTGCAGTCATTCCTTTTTTATAGCAGCATCGCCTGGTTTCCTGATATTTTAACATCACATGGAATGAACCTGTCGACAGCCGGCTGGATGCTGTCCATTATGCAGTTTGCTGGGCTGCCATCCACCTTTTTAACGCCTGTTTTCGCGGAAAAATTAAAAACACAAAGACCGCTTGTCTTGGGCCTTGTCCTTGTGTATTTACTTGGCATGATCGGGCTCCTTCTCGGAGGATCGACGCCTATTCTTGTGATCTCTGTTTTATTGATCGGCATTGGACAAGGTGCCAGCATCAGTCTGGCGCTCACTTTTATCGGATTACGGACGACCAATATGGAGCAAGCCGCTGCCCTTTCCGGAATGGCGCAGTCTCTCGGTTATTTATTAGCCGCCGTTGGTCCTTTCATGATCGGTATCCTTTTTGATCTCACACATACATGGACGCCATCCATTATCATCTTTATCATCATCCTATTTTTCATGTTTATATCCGGTATGCGAGCCGGACGAAGCGTCTATATTTCAGATCCATCATAA
- a CDS encoding DUF3298 and DUF4163 domain-containing protein, whose amino-acid sequence MDKYLEQLKEEYLEIPIPPEYDAMVERTLKRKNKKPHFQQWTIGLVAAAALFVTTVNVSPQAARAISEIPVIGELVKVVTFTEFKKSDQGTNIDLKTPHVSGLGDGKLQDSLNQKYLAENKKLYQDFEKETKGYKNGHLSVESGYEVRTNNDQILSLGRYKVTTQASAAEEMTYDTVDKKNHVLITLPSLFKDDRYIDVISENIKEQMKKQMKEDSNKIYWITKQDTVDPFKKIQPDQSFYINSKGKLVISFNEYDVAPGYMGVVEFTIPTSVLKDILVSDMYIH is encoded by the coding sequence ATGGATAAGTATTTAGAACAGTTAAAAGAGGAATATTTAGAAATCCCCATTCCACCGGAATATGATGCTATGGTTGAACGGACATTAAAACGAAAAAACAAAAAACCTCATTTTCAGCAATGGACGATCGGACTTGTTGCTGCGGCTGCTCTATTTGTCACGACTGTGAATGTCAGTCCACAGGCGGCAAGAGCTATTTCGGAGATACCTGTCATTGGCGAGCTGGTGAAAGTCGTGACATTCACAGAATTTAAAAAGAGCGATCAAGGAACGAATATTGACCTTAAAACACCACACGTTTCAGGGCTTGGGGACGGAAAATTACAAGACAGCCTGAATCAAAAATATTTAGCTGAAAACAAAAAGCTGTATCAAGATTTTGAAAAGGAAACAAAGGGATATAAAAATGGTCATTTAAGTGTTGAGAGCGGATATGAAGTGAGAACAAACAATGACCAAATTCTCTCACTAGGTCGATACAAGGTGACCACTCAGGCGTCTGCGGCAGAGGAAATGACGTATGATACGGTGGATAAGAAAAATCATGTACTCATTACATTACCAAGCCTGTTTAAAGATGACCGTTATATTGATGTGATTAGTGAAAATATTAAAGAGCAAATGAAGAAACAGATGAAAGAGGATTCAAATAAGATTTACTGGATTACCAAGCAAGATACGGTTGATCCGTTTAAGAAGATTCAGCCAGATCAAAGCTTCTATATCAATTCAAAAGGCAAACTGGTGATTTCCTTTAATGAATATGATGTGGCGCCTGGTTACATGGGTGTAGTTGAATTCACGATTCCAACAAGTGTGTTAAAGGATATTCTTGTCAGCGATATGTACATTCATTAA
- a CDS encoding YybS family protein — MKQTKALVEGAIMISIFSVMTLFYLYVPLLSIIFFLAAPIPIILYTIRHGLKKGIAAGAIGIVISFLIGSINGLMTAPILIAVGLGMGVFYCRRQPGNAIITGALIYLFSFLISFVVSVQLFQVDIMGIAKESIEQMIPMLESVLKQSGASEQDIAKQLKQFREMQDAALSALPVALLMLVTLTAFVNHWFVKPLIKRFVKDMPALKKFKDMRLPKSMVWYYLLTLLLMLIQTEKGSFLSLVQTSAFQILFILVLIQGFSFIFYYCHEKSISKAVPIFAIVLGVLYPPVAVIVRIIGIADIGFDLREKVKNK; from the coding sequence GTGAAACAAACAAAAGCGTTAGTAGAGGGCGCTATCATGATCAGTATTTTCTCTGTCATGACGCTGTTTTATTTGTATGTGCCGCTATTATCCATTATTTTCTTTCTAGCTGCTCCGATTCCGATCATCCTCTATACAATCAGGCACGGCTTGAAAAAAGGAATTGCTGCTGGCGCTATTGGGATAGTGATCAGCTTTTTAATTGGATCTATTAATGGACTCATGACGGCGCCAATTCTGATTGCTGTCGGATTAGGCATGGGTGTTTTCTACTGCAGACGGCAGCCTGGGAATGCCATCATTACAGGTGCGCTGATCTATTTATTTAGTTTTCTTATCTCCTTTGTTGTCAGTGTTCAGCTTTTTCAAGTCGATATCATGGGTATCGCGAAAGAGTCGATTGAGCAAATGATTCCGATGTTAGAGAGTGTCTTAAAGCAATCCGGCGCTTCTGAGCAGGACATTGCGAAGCAGCTGAAGCAGTTCAGAGAGATGCAGGATGCTGCATTGAGTGCTTTACCTGTCGCGCTGTTGATGTTAGTTACGCTGACGGCGTTCGTGAACCACTGGTTTGTGAAGCCTCTGATCAAACGGTTTGTCAAAGACATGCCAGCCTTGAAGAAATTTAAGGATATGCGGCTGCCAAAAAGCATGGTATGGTATTATTTACTCACACTGCTTTTGATGCTGATTCAGACGGAAAAAGGCAGCTTTTTATCGCTCGTTCAAACGAGTGCGTTTCAAATTTTATTTATACTGGTGCTTATTCAGGGATTTTCTTTTATCTTCTATTATTGCCACGAAAAAAGCATCTCAAAAGCGGTGCCCATTTTCGCTATCGTGTTAGGGGTTCTCTATCCGCCAGTCGCTGTGATTGTGCGTATTATAGGGATTGCTGACATAGGCTTTGATTTAAGAGAAAAAGTAAAAAACAAATAA
- the katX gene encoding catalase KatX, with translation MLKEGFELKEDQHPKPSSESEDTLTNRQGHPVTDNQNMRTVGNRGPTTLENYDFLEKISHFDRERIPERVVHARGAGAHGYFEAYGTFGDEPISTYTRAKLFQEKGKKTPVFVRFSAVIHGGHSPETLRDPRGFAIKFYTEEGNWDLVGNNLKIFFIRDALKFPDLVHAFKPDPVTNRQDGERIFDFVSQSPEATHMVTFLFSPWGIPATYRHMQGSGVHAYKWVNHEGKAVLVKYHFEPKQGIRNLTQEQAQAIQGENFNHATQDLYEAIEQGDHPEWEVYAQIMEDDAHPHLDFDPLDPTKLWYKDDYPWKPIGRMVLNKNPENYFAEVEQVAFGTGVLVDGLDFSDDKLLQGRTFSYSDTQRYRVGPNYLQLPINAPKKHVATNQRDGQMEYQVDQGKGQNPHVNYEPSILGGLKEAKQAGKDHTPFVEGDVKREAIDRPNNFGQAGETYRRFNDWEREELIKNLVNTLATCQKDIQEQMIENFTKADPDYGKRVADGLKAFKQEQPSGPIGSTGAAQAVDEAINNSTPSDPY, from the coding sequence ATATTGAAGGAGGGATTCGAATTGAAAGAAGATCAACACCCTAAGCCATCTTCAGAGTCAGAAGACACTTTAACAAATCGGCAAGGTCACCCCGTAACAGACAATCAAAATATGAGAACCGTTGGAAATAGAGGCCCAACTACGCTTGAAAATTACGATTTCCTAGAAAAAATCAGTCATTTTGATCGCGAACGTATTCCTGAACGTGTCGTCCATGCGCGCGGTGCAGGAGCTCACGGTTATTTTGAAGCCTATGGCACATTCGGTGACGAGCCCATTTCCACTTATACAAGGGCGAAGTTATTTCAGGAAAAAGGAAAAAAGACTCCTGTTTTCGTTCGTTTTTCTGCTGTCATTCACGGCGGTCATTCGCCAGAAACATTGCGCGATCCGAGAGGGTTTGCGATTAAATTTTATACAGAAGAAGGCAACTGGGACCTCGTTGGAAACAACCTGAAAATTTTCTTTATCCGAGATGCTTTGAAGTTTCCAGATTTGGTTCATGCCTTTAAGCCTGATCCTGTCACCAATCGGCAGGACGGCGAGCGTATTTTCGACTTCGTTTCGCAATCTCCTGAAGCGACGCATATGGTGACATTTCTCTTCTCACCTTGGGGCATCCCAGCAACCTATCGCCACATGCAAGGCTCAGGTGTCCATGCGTACAAATGGGTGAACCATGAAGGAAAAGCAGTGCTGGTCAAATATCACTTTGAACCGAAGCAAGGGATTCGCAACCTGACGCAAGAACAGGCTCAAGCGATACAAGGTGAAAACTTTAATCATGCCACACAGGATTTATATGAAGCCATTGAGCAAGGAGATCATCCTGAATGGGAGGTCTATGCGCAGATCATGGAAGATGATGCCCACCCTCACCTCGATTTTGATCCGCTTGATCCGACAAAGCTTTGGTACAAGGATGACTATCCATGGAAACCGATCGGACGGATGGTATTAAATAAAAATCCAGAAAATTATTTCGCAGAAGTTGAGCAGGTTGCCTTTGGGACTGGCGTTCTCGTAGACGGTTTGGATTTCTCAGATGATAAGTTGCTTCAAGGGCGCACCTTCTCTTACTCTGATACGCAGCGATATCGTGTGGGACCGAACTATTTACAGCTGCCGATCAATGCACCGAAAAAGCATGTCGCCACGAATCAAAGAGATGGGCAAATGGAATACCAGGTCGATCAAGGCAAAGGGCAAAATCCCCATGTGAATTATGAACCATCGATCCTCGGCGGATTAAAAGAAGCAAAGCAGGCTGGAAAGGATCATACGCCTTTTGTAGAGGGTGACGTCAAACGGGAAGCCATTGACCGCCCGAACAACTTCGGACAAGCCGGAGAAACGTATCGCCGCTTCAATGATTGGGAACGTGAGGAATTGATTAAGAACTTAGTCAACACCCTTGCGACCTGTCAAAAAGACATTCAAGAGCAAATGATCGAAAACTTTACAAAGGCTGACCCTGATTACGGAAAGCGTGTCGCTGACGGCTTAAAAGCCTTCAAACAAGAACAGCCAAGCGGACCTATAGGGTCTACAGGCGCCGCACAAGCTGTAGACGAAGCGATTAACAACAGCACACCATCAGATCCTTATTAA
- the rplI gene encoding 50S ribosomal protein L9 encodes MKVIFLKDVKGKGKKGEVKNVADGYAHNFLIKQGLAVEANPTNLSALEGQKNKEKKNAIQELEQAKQLKETLEALTVELTAKSGEGGRLFGSITSKQIADKLQKDHQIKVDKRKIELNDAIRALGYTNVPVKLHPEVQATLKVHVTEQA; translated from the coding sequence ATGAAAGTCATCTTTCTAAAAGACGTAAAAGGCAAAGGGAAAAAAGGCGAAGTCAAGAATGTAGCTGACGGATACGCTCACAACTTTCTCATCAAACAAGGGTTAGCAGTTGAAGCAAACCCAACGAACCTAAGCGCATTGGAAGGGCAGAAGAACAAAGAGAAAAAGAATGCCATCCAAGAGCTTGAACAAGCGAAACAATTAAAAGAAACACTTGAGGCGCTAACAGTGGAACTAACAGCAAAATCAGGTGAAGGCGGCCGTCTGTTTGGATCTATTACAAGCAAACAAATCGCTGATAAATTGCAAAAAGATCATCAAATCAAAGTCGATAAGCGCAAAATCGAGCTGAATGACGCCATCCGTGCATTAGGTTACACAAATGTACCGGTGAAGCTTCATCCAGAGGTACAAGCAACATTAAAGGTACACGTGACAGAACAAGCATAA
- a CDS encoding RNA polymerase sigma factor — MKKRKIEDQFADYVMEHKHSFYRLSYSYVKNPEDAMDVVQEAIHKALKSVHRLEDATKMHSWFYKIVVNAALDFLRKKKRVQVTDDDTLEFLSQGESDVYEDQDVRRAIEDLPEIYRGIIILRFFEDLKLEDIAHILDENENTIKTRLYKALRLLKVELSQEEI, encoded by the coding sequence ATGAAGAAACGAAAAATTGAGGATCAATTTGCTGATTACGTAATGGAGCATAAACACAGTTTTTATCGATTATCCTATAGTTATGTCAAAAACCCAGAAGATGCGATGGATGTCGTTCAAGAGGCGATTCATAAAGCACTCAAATCTGTTCACCGATTAGAGGATGCGACCAAGATGCATAGCTGGTTTTATAAAATCGTGGTGAACGCAGCCCTAGACTTTTTACGAAAGAAGAAGCGGGTGCAAGTGACAGACGATGATACGCTTGAATTCTTATCACAGGGTGAATCAGATGTATATGAGGATCAAGATGTCAGAAGAGCCATAGAGGATTTGCCCGAAATCTACCGGGGCATCATTATCTTGAGATTCTTTGAAGATTTAAAACTAGAGGACATCGCCCACATTCTCGATGAAAATGAAAACACCATTAAAACAAGATTATATAAGGCGTTGCGGCTTTTAAAAGTAGAATTATCGCAGGAGGAAATATAA
- a CDS encoding manganese-dependent inorganic pyrophosphatase — protein MGKTLVFGHKNPDTDTICSAIAYADLKNKIGVEAEAVRLGEINGETQFALDFFKQEAPRFIETAANETKQVILVDHNEFQQSVSDIDQVQVTEVIDHHRIANFETSEPLYYRAEPVGCTATILNKMYKENQVKIEKEIAGLLLSAIISDSLLFKSPTCTQQDIDAAHELAEIAGVDPEVYGLDMLKAGADLSQKTVQELITIDAKEFALGNSKVEIAQVNTVDIAEVTARQADIEAKINEVIAAKGLDLFVLVITDILENDSLALALGVEAAKVEKAFNVTLENNTALLKGVVSRKKQVVPALTDALSS, from the coding sequence ATGGGAAAAACACTCGTATTCGGACACAAAAACCCTGACACAGACACGATTTGCTCTGCTATCGCTTACGCTGATCTAAAAAACAAAATCGGCGTCGAAGCAGAAGCGGTCAGACTTGGAGAAATCAATGGAGAAACACAATTCGCATTAGATTTCTTTAAACAAGAAGCACCTCGTTTCATTGAAACGGCTGCAAACGAAACAAAGCAAGTCATTCTTGTCGATCATAACGAATTCCAACAAAGTGTAAGCGATATTGATCAAGTACAAGTGACTGAGGTCATTGACCATCACCGTATTGCCAACTTTGAAACAAGTGAACCTCTATACTATCGCGCTGAGCCTGTTGGCTGTACAGCAACAATCTTAAACAAAATGTACAAAGAGAACCAAGTGAAGATTGAAAAAGAAATCGCTGGTTTGCTTTTATCTGCAATCATTTCTGATTCCTTGCTATTCAAATCACCAACATGCACACAACAAGACATTGATGCTGCGCATGAGCTAGCTGAAATTGCAGGAGTAGATCCAGAAGTTTACGGCCTAGACATGCTAAAAGCTGGCGCTGACCTAAGCCAAAAAACGGTTCAAGAACTAATTACAATTGATGCAAAAGAATTCGCACTAGGCAATAGCAAAGTGGAAATTGCGCAAGTCAATACAGTAGATATCGCAGAAGTTACAGCAAGACAGGCTGATATTGAAGCGAAAATCAATGAAGTCATCGCAGCGAAAGGTCTTGATCTATTCGTTCTAGTGATCACAGACATCCTAGAAAATGACTCTCTTGCACTTGCACTCGGTGTCGAAGCTGCAAAAGTAGAAAAAGCATTTAACGTCACACTTGAAAACAACACCGCTTTACTAAAAGGTGTTGTATCAAGAAAGAAACAAGTCGTACCTGCACTGACAGACGCACTTTCTTCATAA
- the wrbA gene encoding NAD(P)H:quinone oxidoreductase has translation MGFLQKLFGQTKQKEMEQMENVKLAIIYYSSTGTNYQMAKWAEAGAKEAGAEVKVLKVAELAPEAVVASNPAWKAHLDETKDVPEVQLSDLEWADAIIFSMPTRFGNLPAQMKQFLDTTGGLWFQGKLANKAVSAMTSAQNPNGGQEQTILSLYTTMFHWGAIIAAPGYTDDSLYGAGGNPYGVSVTVDQNGKIQEDAEAAAKHQAKRTVNVAEWIKKGQNA, from the coding sequence ATGGGATTTTTACAGAAGCTTTTTGGGCAAACCAAACAAAAGGAGATGGAACAAATGGAAAACGTAAAATTAGCAATTATTTATTATAGTTCAACAGGTACAAACTATCAGATGGCAAAATGGGCAGAGGCTGGAGCGAAAGAAGCTGGCGCTGAAGTGAAAGTATTAAAGGTTGCTGAATTGGCACCAGAAGCAGTTGTAGCATCAAATCCAGCATGGAAAGCACATTTAGACGAAACAAAGGATGTCCCAGAGGTTCAATTAAGTGATTTAGAGTGGGCAGATGCCATCATCTTTAGCATGCCAACACGTTTTGGTAACCTACCGGCTCAAATGAAGCAATTCTTAGACACAACTGGTGGCTTATGGTTCCAAGGAAAATTGGCAAACAAAGCAGTGAGTGCGATGACCTCTGCACAAAACCCAAATGGCGGGCAGGAGCAGACCATTCTCAGTCTTTACACAACGATGTTCCACTGGGGAGCGATTATTGCCGCTCCTGGATACACAGATGACTCATTATACGGTGCAGGGGGCAACCCTTACGGCGTGAGTGTCACTGTTGACCAAAATGGAAAGATCCAAGAGGACGCAGAAGCTGCTGCAAAACATCAAGCAAAACGTACAGTCAATGTAGCAGAATGGATCAAAAAAGGTCAAAACGCTTAA
- a CDS encoding alpha/beta hydrolase translates to MMKHLFRKGKNEQRPVLLLLHGTGGTEEDLLPLADLVDADASVLSVRGNVLENGMPRFFRRLAEGVFDEQDLIERTEELYTFIGEAADEYGFDRHNVVALGYSNGANIAGSLLFHYEDALKGAILHHPMVPRRGVSLPSLAGKQVFIAAGENDPMCRPEESQELEQLLQGAGASVTLHWENRGHQLTREEVDAAALWYRRQF, encoded by the coding sequence ATGATGAAACATCTTTTTCGAAAAGGAAAGAATGAACAAAGACCTGTTTTGTTATTACTGCATGGTACTGGCGGGACGGAAGAAGATTTATTGCCGCTTGCCGATTTAGTAGATGCTGACGCATCCGTTCTTAGTGTGAGAGGGAATGTGTTGGAAAACGGTATGCCGCGCTTTTTCAGACGTTTAGCAGAGGGTGTTTTCGATGAGCAGGATTTAATTGAGCGGACAGAGGAACTGTATACATTTATCGGAGAAGCAGCAGATGAATATGGGTTCGATCGTCACAATGTCGTCGCTCTCGGATATTCCAATGGGGCGAACATTGCAGGAAGTCTTTTATTCCATTACGAGGATGCGTTAAAAGGAGCGATCCTGCATCATCCAATGGTTCCAAGACGCGGAGTTTCATTGCCTTCATTGGCGGGGAAACAAGTCTTTATCGCAGCTGGTGAAAATGACCCAATGTGCCGTCCAGAGGAATCACAGGAGCTTGAGCAATTGCTGCAAGGCGCAGGCGCTTCGGTCACACTACATTGGGAAAATCGCGGACATCAGCTAACGAGAGAAGAAGTCGATGCTGCGGCATTATGGTATCGTCGTCAATTTTAA
- a CDS encoding DHH family phosphoesterase, whose amino-acid sequence MPSFYRKPVIKYPIIALIFLAVVTVLLNLYYNWIIGAVGLLVLAGVLYFLKWADTQVQKEIDSYISTLSYRVKKVGEEALMEMPIGIMLFNDQYYIEWTNPFLASCFHESTLVGRSLYDTFESIVPLIKQEVETENVTLNDRKFKVIIKRSERLLYFFDVTEQVQIERQYENERTVLSYIFLDNYDDVTQGLDDQVRSTINSEVTSLLNNWAQEYGIFLKRISSERFMAVLNESILAELEASKFSILDEVREKTGAHSATLTLSIGIGASVPSLKELGALAQSSLDLALGRGGDQVAIKQPNGKVKFYGGKTNPMEKRTRVRARVISHALKEIVSESGNVMIMGHKFPDMDSIGASIGILKVAQANGKEGYIVIDANQIGDSVQRLISEIKNYEDLWSRFITPEEAMELAKDDTLLVVVDTHKPSLVMEERLLNKIENIVVIDHHRRGEEFIRDPLLVYMEPYASSTAELVTELLEYQPKKLRINMIEATALLAGIIVDTKSFSLRTGSRTFDAASYLRAKGADPVLVQKFLKETVDHYIKRAKLIQHTDLYQNQVAIASLPSDSSEYYDQITIAQTADSLLSMSEVEASFAVARRDDNTVCISARSLGDINVQIIMEALDGGGHLTNAATQMYGITIEEAVEQLKAAIDEYFEGGVQR is encoded by the coding sequence GTGCCAAGCTTCTATAGAAAACCTGTCATCAAGTATCCGATCATCGCTTTGATTTTCCTTGCGGTGGTCACAGTCCTCCTCAACCTTTATTATAATTGGATCATAGGAGCGGTTGGTCTTTTAGTCCTTGCAGGTGTGCTCTACTTCTTAAAGTGGGCAGATACGCAAGTGCAAAAAGAGATTGATTCATATATTTCAACATTATCCTATCGAGTCAAAAAGGTTGGAGAAGAAGCATTAATGGAAATGCCAATTGGTATTATGCTGTTTAATGACCAGTATTATATCGAATGGACAAATCCATTTCTCGCTTCGTGTTTTCATGAAAGCACGCTTGTCGGCAGATCCTTGTATGATACATTCGAGTCTATTGTGCCTCTTATTAAACAAGAGGTCGAGACAGAAAATGTGACGCTGAATGACCGAAAATTCAAAGTCATTATTAAACGGTCAGAGCGCCTTTTATATTTCTTTGATGTCACAGAACAGGTACAAATTGAAAGACAGTACGAAAATGAACGAACGGTGTTATCTTATATCTTTTTAGACAATTACGATGATGTCACGCAGGGGCTTGACGATCAGGTGCGCAGCACCATTAATAGTGAAGTGACGTCTCTGTTAAACAATTGGGCACAGGAATATGGCATTTTCCTGAAGCGAATTTCGTCCGAACGATTTATGGCGGTTCTAAATGAGAGCATTTTAGCAGAGCTGGAAGCGTCGAAATTCTCTATTCTAGACGAGGTCCGTGAGAAAACAGGAGCGCATAGTGCGACGCTTACCTTGAGTATCGGGATCGGTGCATCCGTACCTTCTTTAAAAGAGCTTGGGGCACTTGCGCAGTCGAGTCTTGATCTTGCCCTCGGACGAGGCGGGGATCAGGTAGCCATTAAGCAGCCGAATGGAAAAGTGAAATTCTACGGCGGAAAAACGAATCCAATGGAGAAACGGACACGTGTACGCGCACGAGTCATTTCTCATGCTTTAAAAGAAATTGTTTCTGAAAGCGGAAATGTCATGATTATGGGGCATAAGTTCCCAGACATGGACTCAATCGGTGCATCCATTGGGATTTTAAAGGTCGCCCAGGCTAATGGGAAAGAAGGCTATATTGTCATTGATGCCAACCAGATTGGGGACAGTGTTCAACGTTTGATTAGTGAAATTAAGAATTATGAAGATCTTTGGTCACGTTTTATCACCCCAGAGGAAGCCATGGAGCTTGCGAAGGATGACACGCTGCTTGTGGTCGTGGATACACATAAACCGTCTCTCGTCATGGAAGAACGACTACTCAATAAAATTGAAAATATCGTGGTCATTGACCATCATAGACGCGGCGAGGAGTTTATCCGTGACCCATTACTTGTCTATATGGAGCCGTATGCTTCATCCACAGCAGAGCTTGTGACAGAGCTTTTAGAGTATCAGCCGAAGAAATTGCGCATTAACATGATTGAAGCTACTGCGCTTCTCGCAGGGATCATCGTTGATACGAAGAGTTTCTCGTTGAGAACGGGATCAAGAACGTTTGATGCAGCATCCTATCTTCGTGCGAAGGGGGCAGATCCTGTCCTTGTCCAAAAATTCCTAAAAGAGACCGTCGATCATTACATCAAACGGGCAAAGCTCATTCAGCATACAGATCTGTATCAAAATCAGGTGGCGATTGCTTCATTACCGTCAGACAGCTCGGAGTATTATGATCAAATCACGATTGCCCAGACGGCAGATTCCCTGTTGTCAATGAGTGAGGTAGAAGCGTCATTTGCTGTCGCTAGACGAGATGACAACACGGTGTGCATTAGTGCGAGATCATTAGGAGATATCAACGTCCAAATTATCATGGAAGCGTTAGATGGCGGCGGTCATTTAACTAACGCTGCAACCCAAATGTATGGTATAACCATTGAAGAAGCGGTAGAGCAGTTAAAAGCTGCCATTGATGAATATTTCGAAGGAGGGGTTCAAAGATGA